A stretch of Klebsiella sp. RHBSTW-00484 DNA encodes these proteins:
- a CDS encoding GNAT family N-acetyltransferase has protein sequence MSEITNEQFRVIKADSDVEITGIKQFDCGEKVLNGYLQQLKRQCGRDNIHGLLLLKGDKVVGFVTASLYQLGRDEVPDGTFPYSVPPVFAVMKIPMIAIDKQYQRQGWGEELLRAILDYCVESAAFVKGIKGVYLDAKVGARAFYESFDFEATREEVSANDTIPMFISMDTLREAKELEKSA, from the coding sequence ATGTCCGAGATTACTAATGAGCAGTTCCGCGTAATAAAGGCTGATTCCGATGTAGAAATCACCGGGATTAAGCAGTTCGATTGTGGCGAAAAAGTGCTGAATGGTTATTTACAGCAGTTAAAGCGCCAGTGTGGCCGTGACAACATCCACGGGTTATTGCTTCTTAAAGGCGATAAAGTTGTAGGGTTTGTGACGGCCTCTTTGTATCAGTTGGGCCGCGATGAAGTTCCTGATGGAACATTCCCATATTCGGTACCACCTGTGTTTGCGGTGATGAAAATCCCAATGATTGCCATCGATAAGCAATACCAAAGGCAGGGCTGGGGTGAAGAGTTGTTGCGCGCTATTCTCGATTACTGCGTCGAGAGCGCTGCATTTGTGAAGGGCATTAAAGGGGTTTACCTTGATGCTAAAGTTGGTGCAAGGGCTTTTTACGAAAGCTTCGATTTTGAAGCTACGCGTGAAGAGGTCTCTGCCAACGATACAATCCCAATGTTCATTTCAATGGACACGTTACGGGAAGCTAAAGAACTGGAAAAAAGCGCCTGA
- a CDS encoding helix-turn-helix domain-containing protein, which produces MKLVSHKELHNEWMQDDEYRAAWQEEERKEKLRELLAEWRKHDNLTKAQVAERMGVTPPVISRLENNITKASIDTLTRYAHACGIKKPVIALY; this is translated from the coding sequence ATGAAACTGGTAAGCCATAAAGAACTGCATAACGAGTGGATGCAGGACGATGAATATCGCGCTGCATGGCAGGAAGAAGAACGTAAGGAAAAGCTCAGGGAGCTGCTTGCTGAATGGCGCAAGCATGACAACCTGACAAAAGCGCAGGTTGCTGAACGCATGGGGGTTACACCTCCGGTTATTTCTCGCCTGGAAAACAACATCACCAAAGCCAGCATCGACACACTGACCCGCTACGCTCACGCCTGCGGCATCAAGAAACCTGTCATTGCCCTGTACTGA
- a CDS encoding type II site-specific deoxyribonuclease, whose amino-acid sequence MSVFHNWLLEIACENYFVYIKRLSANDTGATGGHQVGLYIPSGIVEKLFPSINHTRELNPSVFLTAHVSSHDCPDSEARAIYYNSRHFGKTRNEKRITRWGRGSPLQNPENTGALTLLAFKLDEQGGDCKEVNIWVCASTDEEDVIETAIGEVIPGALISGPAGQILGGLSLQQAPVNHKYILPEDWHLRFPSGSEIIQYAASHYVKNSLDPDEQLLDRRRVEYDIFLLVEELHVLDIIRKGFGSVDEFIALANSVSNRRKSRAGKSLELHLEHLFIEHGLRHFATQAITEGNKKPDFLFPSAGAYHDTEFPVENLRMLAVKTTCKDRWRQILNEADKIHQVHLFTLQEGVSLAQYREMRESGVRLVVPSSLHKKYPEAVRAELMTLGAFIAELTGLYADIP is encoded by the coding sequence ATGTCGGTTTTCCACAACTGGCTACTTGAGATCGCATGTGAGAATTACTTCGTCTACATCAAACGCCTTTCCGCCAACGATACCGGCGCAACAGGTGGTCACCAGGTAGGGCTTTATATCCCTTCAGGTATCGTTGAAAAACTCTTTCCGTCTATCAACCATACCCGTGAACTGAACCCTTCGGTTTTTCTCACCGCACATGTGTCATCGCATGATTGCCCTGACAGCGAAGCCCGGGCAATTTATTATAACAGCCGTCATTTTGGTAAAACCCGGAATGAAAAAAGGATTACCCGCTGGGGTAGAGGCAGCCCACTTCAGAATCCTGAAAATACAGGGGCTCTGACGCTCCTGGCTTTCAAGCTTGATGAGCAAGGGGGGGACTGTAAGGAAGTAAATATTTGGGTATGCGCCAGCACTGATGAAGAGGACGTCATTGAGACCGCTATTGGTGAAGTTATACCCGGAGCGCTTATATCCGGCCCCGCAGGACAGATTCTAGGCGGACTATCTCTACAGCAAGCGCCAGTAAATCATAAATATATTCTACCTGAAGACTGGCACCTGCGCTTTCCGTCGGGAAGTGAAATTATTCAGTATGCAGCCAGCCATTATGTGAAAAATTCCCTTGATCCGGATGAGCAACTTCTTGACCGCCGGCGCGTGGAGTACGACATATTTCTATTGGTTGAGGAACTGCATGTTCTGGATATCATCCGGAAAGGATTTGGCTCTGTGGATGAATTTATTGCGCTGGCCAATTCTGTCAGCAATCGCCGTAAATCCAGAGCCGGGAAGTCGCTGGAACTGCACCTGGAGCATCTATTCATTGAGCACGGCCTGCGACACTTTGCGACGCAGGCCATCACAGAAGGTAATAAAAAACCCGATTTCCTTTTCCCTTCCGCAGGGGCTTACCACGATACTGAGTTTCCCGTAGAAAATCTGCGCATGCTGGCAGTCAAGACTACCTGTAAGGATCGCTGGCGTCAGATACTGAATGAGGCCGATAAAATTCATCAGGTGCATCTGTTTACACTCCAAGAGGGAGTTTCTCTGGCTCAATATCGGGAGATGCGGGAGTCGGGTGTCAGATTGGTCGTGCCATCATCGCTGCACAAAAAATACCCGGAGGCGGTGAGAGCTGAGCTAATGACGCTAGGTGCGTTTATTGCTGAGCTGACAGGGCTTTACGCAGATATTCCATAG
- a CDS encoding IS110-like element IS4321 family transposase: MENIALIGIDLGKNSFHIHCQDRRGKAVYRKKFTRPKLIEFLATCPATTIAMEACGGSHFMARKLEELGHSPKLISPQFVRPFVKSNKNDFVDAEAICEAASRPSMRFVQPRTESQQAMRALHRVRESLVQDKVKTTNQMHAFLLEFGISVPRGAAVISRLSTILEDNSLPLYLSQLLLKLQQHYHYLVEQIKDLESQLKRKLDEDEVGQRLLSIPCVGTLTASTISTEIGDGKQYASSRDFAAATGLVPRQYSTGGRTTLLGISKRGNKKIRTLLVQCARVFIQKLEHQSGKLADWVRDLLCRKSNFVVTCALANKLARIAWALTARQQTYVA, translated from the coding sequence ATGGAAAACATTGCGCTCATTGGTATCGATCTGGGTAAAAACTCTTTCCATATTCATTGCCAGGATCGTCGCGGGAAGGCTGTTTACCGTAAAAAATTTACCCGGCCAAAGTTGATCGAATTTTTGGCGACATGCCCCGCTACAACCATCGCAATGGAAGCCTGTGGCGGTTCTCACTTTATGGCACGCAAGTTGGAAGAGTTGGGGCATTCCCCAAAGCTGATATCACCACAATTTGTCCGCCCGTTCGTTAAAAGCAATAAAAACGACTTTGTCGACGCCGAAGCTATTTGTGAAGCTGCATCGCGTCCGTCTATGCGTTTTGTGCAGCCCAGAACGGAATCTCAGCAGGCAATGCGGGCTCTGCATCGTGTCCGTGAATCCCTGGTTCAGGATAAGGTAAAAACAACCAATCAAATGCATGCTTTTCTGCTGGAATTTGGCATTAGCGTTCCCCGAGGAGCTGCCGTTATTAGCCGACTGAGTACCATTCTTGAGGATAATAGTTTGCCTCTTTACCTCAGCCAGTTATTGCTGAAATTACAACAGCATTATCACTATCTTGTTGAGCAGATTAAAGATTTGGAATCCCAGTTGAAACGAAAGTTGGACGAAGATGAGGTTGGACAGCGCTTGCTGAGCATTCCCTGCGTCGGAACACTGACAGCGAGTACTATTTCAACTGAGATTGGCGACGGGAAGCAGTACGCCAGCAGCCGTGACTTTGCGGCGGCAACAGGGCTTGTACCTCGGCAGTACAGCACGGGAGGTAGGACGACATTGCTGGGAATTAGTAAGCGAGGTAATAAAAAGATCCGAACTTTGTTGGTTCAATGTGCCAGGGTATTCATACAAAAACTGGAACACCAGTCTGGCAAATTGGCCGATTGGGTCAGGGATTTACTGTGCCGGAAAAGCAACTTTGTCGTCACTTGTGCTCTGGCAAACAAGCTGGCCAGAATAGCCTGGGCCCTAACGGCACGACAGCAAACTTATGTAGCATAA
- a CDS encoding type II toxin-antitoxin system TacA family antitoxin, which yields MMRNTNVTGGSASLALAGAKDTRVELRTSADIKEKLKEAASLVGVDMSAFILMAATRAAQQALDEQRMRVLSEQEWNHLNDIINSPRQPGEKLRALMTRETRYVRDY from the coding sequence ATGATGAGAAACACCAATGTGACTGGTGGTTCCGCAAGCCTGGCTTTGGCTGGAGCCAAAGACACACGTGTCGAGCTGAGAACCAGCGCCGACATAAAAGAGAAGTTGAAAGAAGCAGCCTCGCTGGTTGGGGTGGATATGAGTGCGTTTATTTTGATGGCTGCTACACGCGCAGCTCAGCAGGCGCTAGATGAACAGCGAATGCGAGTGCTCAGCGAACAGGAGTGGAATCATCTAAACGACATCATTAATTCACCTCGTCAGCCGGGAGAGAAACTCCGTGCGCTAATGACAAGGGAAACAAGGTATGTCCGAGATTACTAA
- a CDS encoding DNA cytosine methyltransferase, which produces MSEFELLAQDLLEKAEAEEQLRQENDKKLLGQVLEIYDQKYVAELLRKVGKNEWSRETLNRWINGKCSPKTLTLAEEELLRKMLPEAPAHHPDYAFRFIDLFAGIGGIRKGFETIGGQCVFTSEWNKEAVRTYKANWFNDAQEHTFNLDIREVTLSDKPEVPENDAYAYINEHVPDHDVLLAGFPCQPFSLAGVSKKNSLGRAHGFECEAQGTLFFDVARIIRAKKPAIFVLENVKNLKSHDKGKTFKVIMDTLDELGYEVADAAEMGKNDPKVIDGKHFLPQHRERIVLVGFRRDLNIHQGFTLRDISRFYPEQRPSFGELLEPVVDSKYILTPKLWEYLYNYAKKHAAKGNGFGFGLVNPENKESIARTLSARYHKDGSEILIDRGWDMATGETDFANEENQAHRPRRLTPRECARLMGFEKVDGRPFRIPVSDTQSYRQFGNSVVVPVFEAVAKLLEPYILKAVNADSCKVERI; this is translated from the coding sequence ATGTCTGAATTTGAATTACTGGCGCAGGATCTGCTTGAGAAAGCAGAAGCGGAAGAACAACTGCGACAGGAAAATGATAAAAAGCTGCTCGGGCAGGTGCTGGAAATCTATGACCAGAAGTACGTGGCTGAACTGCTTAGAAAAGTTGGTAAAAATGAGTGGAGTCGCGAGACTCTTAATCGCTGGATTAATGGTAAGTGCTCACCTAAGACGCTGACGTTAGCCGAAGAGGAACTTCTACGAAAAATGCTTCCGGAAGCGCCTGCACATCACCCTGACTATGCCTTCCGGTTTATTGACCTGTTTGCTGGGATTGGAGGTATACGGAAGGGCTTCGAAACCATCGGTGGCCAGTGCGTTTTTACCAGTGAATGGAATAAAGAGGCTGTGCGCACATATAAAGCTAACTGGTTTAACGATGCTCAGGAACACACTTTCAATCTCGATATTCGGGAAGTCACGCTCAGTGATAAACCTGAAGTACCTGAAAACGATGCCTATGCTTACATTAATGAGCATGTGCCGGATCATGATGTACTTCTAGCAGGTTTCCCCTGTCAACCGTTCAGCCTTGCGGGCGTAAGCAAGAAAAACTCGCTCGGGCGCGCGCATGGTTTCGAATGTGAGGCTCAGGGAACGCTTTTCTTCGATGTGGCGCGTATTATACGCGCAAAAAAACCTGCCATCTTTGTTCTTGAAAACGTTAAAAACCTGAAGAGCCATGACAAGGGTAAAACCTTTAAAGTCATCATGGATACCCTCGACGAACTGGGCTATGAAGTTGCGGATGCAGCTGAGATGGGCAAAAACGATCCTAAAGTTATCGACGGAAAGCACTTTTTACCTCAGCACCGAGAACGTATCGTTTTGGTCGGTTTCCGTCGTGATCTGAACATTCACCAGGGCTTTACCCTGCGCGATATTAGTCGTTTTTATCCGGAACAGCGTCCGTCATTTGGCGAACTGCTGGAACCCGTGGTTGACAGCAAATATATACTGACGCCGAAACTCTGGGAGTATCTCTATAACTACGCCAAAAAGCACGCAGCTAAGGGTAACGGATTCGGTTTTGGCCTCGTTAATCCTGAAAATAAAGAAAGCATTGCCCGTACGCTTTCTGCTCGCTATCACAAAGACGGGTCTGAAATTCTGATAGACCGTGGCTGGGATATGGCCACAGGTGAAACAGACTTCGCGAACGAAGAAAATCAGGCGCATCGGCCCCGCAGGCTGACTCCACGAGAGTGCGCGCGCCTTATGGGTTTTGAAAAAGTAGATGGCAGGCCTTTTCGCATTCCTGTGTCAGACACTCAGTCGTACAGGCAGTTCGGTAACTCCGTAGTGGTGCCCGTGTTTGAAGCCGTAGCCAAACTGCTTGAACCTTATATCCTGAAAGCGGTTAATGCCGATTCGTGCAAGGTTGAACGAATCTGA
- a CDS encoding type II toxin-antitoxin system RelE/ParE family toxin, with protein MFSVVYHPEAREEATALPVKIRVKFDRLIGKLEYDARLLREPDTKPLGDGLFEIRTMGTDIARGIWVYHKGNTIIMLRVFIKKSQKTPAKEIDLAKKRLAEVLNETGKP; from the coding sequence ATGTTTAGCGTTGTTTATCACCCGGAAGCCAGGGAAGAAGCCACAGCATTACCCGTAAAAATCAGGGTGAAGTTTGACCGTCTCATCGGCAAACTGGAGTATGACGCCCGATTACTGCGGGAGCCGGACACGAAGCCCCTGGGCGATGGACTTTTTGAGATCCGCACGATGGGGACGGACATAGCCAGGGGAATCTGGGTATACCACAAAGGCAATACCATCATCATGCTCCGTGTTTTCATCAAGAAGTCACAGAAAACGCCAGCGAAAGAAATCGATCTCGCCAAAAAGCGGTTAGCGGAGGTACTTAATGAAACTGGTAAGCCATAA
- a CDS encoding IS6-like element IS26 family transposase encodes MNPFKGRHFQRDIILWAVRWYCKYGISYRELQEMLAERGVNVDHSTIYRWVQRYAPEMEKRLRWYWRNPSDLCPWHMDETYVKVNGRWAYLYRAVDSRGRTVDFYLSSRRNSKAAYRFLGKILNNVKKWQIPRFINTDKAPAYGRALALLKREGRCPSDVEHRQIKYRNNVIECDHGKLKRIIGATLGFKSMKTAYATIKGIEVMRALRKGQASAFYYGDPLGEMRLVSRVFEM; translated from the coding sequence ATGAACCCATTCAAAGGCCGGCATTTTCAGCGTGACATCATTCTGTGGGCCGTACGCTGGTACTGCAAATACGGCATCAGTTACCGTGAGCTGCAGGAGATGCTGGCTGAACGCGGAGTGAATGTCGATCACTCCACGATTTACCGCTGGGTTCAGCGTTATGCGCCTGAAATGGAAAAACGGCTGCGCTGGTACTGGCGTAACCCTTCCGATCTTTGCCCGTGGCACATGGATGAAACCTACGTGAAGGTCAATGGCCGCTGGGCGTATCTGTACCGGGCCGTCGACAGCCGGGGCCGCACTGTCGATTTTTATCTCTCCTCCCGTCGTAACAGCAAAGCTGCATACCGGTTTCTGGGTAAAATCCTCAACAACGTGAAGAAGTGGCAGATCCCGCGATTCATCAACACGGATAAAGCGCCCGCCTATGGTCGCGCGCTTGCTCTGCTCAAACGCGAAGGCCGGTGCCCGTCTGACGTTGAACACCGACAGATTAAGTACCGGAACAACGTGATTGAATGCGATCATGGCAAACTGAAACGGATAATCGGCGCCACGCTGGGATTTAAATCCATGAAGACGGCTTACGCCACCATCAAAGGTATTGAGGTGATGCGTGCACTACGCAAAGGCCAGGCCTCAGCATTTTATTATGGTGATCCCCTGGGCGAAATGCGCCTGGTAAGCAGAGTTTTTGAAATGTAA
- a CDS encoding IS5-like element ISKpn26 family transposase, whose protein sequence is MSHQLTFADSEFSTKRRQTRKEIFLSRMEQILPWQNMTAVIEPFYPKAGNGRRPYPLETMLRIHCMQHWYNLSDGAMEDALYEIASMRLFARLSLDSALPDRTTIMNFRHLLEQHQLARQLFKTINRWLAEAGVMMTQGTLVDATIIEAPSSTKNKEQQRDPEMHQTKKGNQWHFGMKAHIGVDAKSGLTHSLVTTAANEHDLNQLGNLLHGEEQFVSADAGYQGAPQREELAEVDVDWLIAERPGRVKTLKQHPRKNKTAINIEYMKASIRARVEHPFRIIKRQFGFVKARYKGLLKNDNQLAMLFTLANLFRVDQMIRQWERSQ, encoded by the coding sequence ATGAGCCATCAACTCACCTTCGCCGATAGTGAATTCAGCACTAAGCGCCGTCAGACCCGAAAAGAGATTTTCCTCTCCCGCATGGAGCAGATTCTGCCATGGCAGAATATGACCGCTGTCATCGAGCCGTTTTATCCCAAGGCGGGCAATGGCCGACGGCCCTATCCGCTGGAGACCATGCTGCGTATTCACTGCATGCAGCATTGGTACAACCTGAGCGACGGTGCCATGGAAGATGCCCTGTACGAAATCGCCTCCATGCGCCTGTTTGCCCGATTATCCCTGGATAGCGCCCTGCCGGATCGCACCACCATCATGAATTTCCGCCACCTGCTCGAGCAGCATCAACTGGCCCGTCAATTGTTCAAGACCATCAATCGCTGGCTGGCCGAAGCAGGCGTCATGATGACCCAAGGCACTTTGGTGGATGCCACCATCATTGAGGCACCCAGCTCTACCAAGAACAAAGAGCAGCAACGCGATCCGGAGATGCATCAGACCAAGAAAGGCAATCAGTGGCACTTTGGCATGAAGGCCCACATTGGTGTCGATGCCAAGAGTGGCCTGACCCACAGCCTAGTCACCACCGCGGCCAACGAGCATGACCTCAATCAGCTGGGTAATCTGCTTCATGGAGAGGAGCAATTTGTCTCAGCCGATGCCGGCTACCAAGGAGCGCCACAGCGCGAGGAGCTGGCCGAGGTGGATGTGGACTGGCTGATCGCCGAGCGTCCCGGCAGGGTAAAAACCTTGAAGCAGCATCCGCGCAAGAACAAAACGGCCATCAACATCGAATACATGAAAGCCAGCATCCGTGCCAGGGTGGAGCACCCGTTTCGCATCATCAAGCGGCAGTTCGGCTTCGTGAAAGCCAGATACAAGGGGCTGCTGAAAAACGATAACCAACTGGCGATGTTATTCACCCTGGCCAACCTGTTTCGGGTGGACCAAATGATACGTCAGTGGGAGAGATCTCAGTAA
- a CDS encoding TrlF family AAA-like ATPase → MKGSEWNKWDLHIHSPMTWQANGYSDQCDIERYVHLLGEKQLSLVAVTNYFYFRQNELETIREEIARQGLNITVLGNVEFRLDQQNKAGDFINVHILFSDKVSTERINEALARFPLRLTDGDRKAIYCCEKSVMESGHGVDTIVVAFSALLEHLSSAFRPFRDYLVAVCPNGYGGYRPDANGRSAAIATEIDRQGHIIFGGKGDREFFMKTNRYDDAGVKPVFLCSDAHRVEDIGSRYTWVKALPTFEGLRQALLEPEGRLRLGDEWLTELTPKAHFSQIDIEGTIFDGQEISFRKLSIPLSQDMVAIIGGRGTGKSLLLDALRSRFAGTAARGSEQREVNVQYLSIELDKANGEKIRFDARSEGYEYLHVSQGEIKKLCQEPGLISDEIKKMLRLTPVHEAGDTATQLAENLSAWRAWREFSLYRNEHSEPVNTREFQQQIIRGAQEKIEVLTSDRNKALIETFRENSRRQTLLVQMRDKLTGVRADIATAEHNLNASIAAINADSTAQEAIPLVDLSAQTEAVARRLLSVQEQTAQFGRDNDEIIGAFREQGLGQDITGLLEKVHEYQRQTELAETHLREIARRETQYQTGLEQRAKVAAEFMDGLLSRQGVIDTAFASLTKKPHLTQDQQALIKDILTDIRIYGQPHFDIKAFYDGMLSCLNRGRFRASGELTSVDRLREVFRVSGIDEFRALQANEPMLVLPEFSDKKLTVEEFFWRDEYFNSQGPDSLLSYLFSPEQIQRYLNVRAEFEYKGKTVEKLSAGQRGTFYVCLKLATDAFGSPFVFDQPEDDLDNDFIMHSLVPLFRKIKQYRQVIIVTHNANLVVNCDAEQVIIATNNDEVISYRSGALEYGDHDAPNSMRKAICDVLEGGRQAFEAREQKYGMLWLKAI, encoded by the coding sequence ATTGCCCGTCAGGGTCTCAATATAACCGTGCTGGGAAATGTGGAATTCCGCCTTGATCAACAGAACAAGGCCGGGGATTTTATTAATGTCCATATCCTTTTTTCAGATAAGGTGAGCACCGAACGTATTAACGAAGCCCTAGCCCGTTTTCCGCTCCGGTTAACAGACGGCGACAGAAAGGCCATTTACTGCTGTGAAAAGAGCGTCATGGAAAGCGGCCATGGTGTGGATACCATTGTGGTGGCGTTCAGTGCACTGCTTGAGCATCTCAGTTCCGCATTCCGCCCGTTCAGGGATTACCTAGTGGCCGTCTGTCCGAACGGGTATGGCGGTTATCGACCCGACGCAAATGGGCGCTCTGCGGCAATCGCAACCGAGATCGACCGTCAGGGACATATTATTTTCGGCGGAAAGGGCGATCGTGAATTTTTTATGAAAACGAATCGTTATGACGATGCTGGCGTCAAACCCGTCTTCCTCTGCTCCGATGCACACCGGGTGGAGGATATCGGCAGCCGTTACACTTGGGTAAAGGCGCTTCCGACCTTCGAGGGGCTTCGCCAAGCGTTACTGGAGCCTGAAGGCCGACTGAGGCTCGGGGATGAGTGGCTGACTGAGCTCACGCCAAAAGCGCATTTCAGTCAGATCGATATTGAAGGGACGATTTTTGATGGCCAGGAAATCAGCTTCAGGAAGCTGTCCATCCCCCTTAGTCAGGATATGGTGGCGATTATTGGCGGCCGGGGCACAGGTAAAAGCCTGCTGCTTGATGCGCTCCGTTCCCGCTTTGCCGGTACCGCGGCACGGGGAAGCGAGCAACGTGAAGTGAATGTTCAGTATCTAAGTATTGAATTGGATAAAGCCAATGGTGAGAAGATACGATTTGATGCCCGTTCAGAAGGGTATGAGTATCTGCATGTGTCTCAGGGGGAAATCAAAAAACTCTGCCAGGAGCCGGGGCTCATCAGTGATGAGATCAAGAAAATGCTGAGGCTGACACCGGTTCATGAGGCGGGTGATACGGCCACACAACTGGCAGAAAACCTCAGCGCCTGGCGTGCCTGGCGTGAATTCAGTTTGTACAGGAATGAGCATTCAGAGCCGGTGAATACGCGTGAGTTTCAGCAGCAGATCATCAGAGGCGCTCAGGAAAAAATTGAGGTTCTCACAAGTGACCGCAATAAGGCATTGATTGAGACGTTTCGTGAAAACAGCCGGCGTCAGACATTGCTGGTTCAGATGCGGGATAAATTAACGGGTGTGCGTGCGGACATTGCGACGGCCGAACATAACCTGAATGCCAGCATAGCGGCTATTAATGCTGACTCTACCGCTCAAGAAGCGATCCCGCTCGTAGATCTGTCAGCACAGACAGAGGCTGTTGCGCGCAGGCTTCTATCCGTGCAGGAGCAGACGGCACAGTTCGGGCGTGATAACGACGAGATTATTGGCGCTTTCCGTGAGCAGGGACTGGGACAGGACATCACAGGGTTGCTGGAAAAAGTACATGAATATCAGCGTCAAACGGAGCTTGCGGAAACGCATTTGCGTGAAATAGCGCGTCGAGAGACACAGTACCAGACCGGACTGGAACAACGCGCCAAGGTTGCGGCTGAATTCATGGATGGATTGCTGTCCAGACAGGGTGTGATCGATACGGCTTTCGCGTCGCTAACCAAAAAACCACATCTGACGCAGGACCAGCAGGCCCTGATAAAAGACATTCTTACGGATATCCGCATTTATGGACAGCCACACTTTGATATAAAGGCCTTTTATGATGGAATGCTCAGTTGTCTGAACCGAGGACGATTCAGGGCTAGCGGGGAGCTGACCTCTGTTGACAGGCTTCGGGAGGTGTTCAGGGTCAGCGGTATTGATGAGTTTCGGGCACTGCAGGCAAATGAACCCATGCTGGTTCTGCCGGAATTTTCGGACAAAAAACTGACCGTCGAAGAGTTCTTCTGGCGTGATGAATATTTTAACAGTCAGGGACCGGATTCACTACTCAGTTATCTGTTCAGTCCGGAGCAGATCCAGCGCTATCTGAACGTCAGGGCGGAATTTGAATACAAAGGCAAAACGGTCGAAAAACTGTCAGCCGGTCAACGGGGGACCTTCTATGTCTGCCTTAAACTGGCGACGGACGCCTTCGGATCGCCATTTGTATTCGATCAGCCAGAAGATGACCTAGACAATGACTTCATCATGCACAGTCTGGTACCTCTCTTCAGAAAAATAAAACAGTACAGGCAGGTCATTATCGTGACGCATAACGCCAACCTGGTGGTGAACTGTGATGCTGAGCAGGTCATCATCGCCACTAATAATGATGAAGTCATCAGTTACCGTAGCGGGGCGCTTGAATACGGAGATCATGATGCGCCAAACAGCATGCGCAAGGCAATATGCGATGTGCTTGAGGGAGGCCGTCAGGCGTTCGAAGCCCGTGAGCAAAAATACGGCATGTTGTGGCTTAAAGCCATCTAA
- a CDS encoding non-heme ferritin-like protein, with the protein MIASGIVQKLNAQMNQEFYTSNLYLQLSQRCSENSLNGTALFLRHQAQNTVTQMMRMYEYIKQSGATPVLQEQHARCGEFSTLEDLFEQTVSDYQKRINALTSLTEDAQAANDKSAINFLKRYRKEEIVDGTLLQIILDEVRSAKKAGINMQQTDHYLVGVIDRYH; encoded by the coding sequence ATGATCGCTAGCGGAATAGTTCAAAAACTGAATGCGCAAATGAATCAGGAGTTTTATACCTCAAATTTGTATCTTCAGCTCAGCCAGAGGTGCAGCGAGAATAGCCTTAATGGCACCGCACTATTTTTGCGTCATCAGGCGCAAAATACGGTGACGCAAATGATGCGCATGTACGAATACATCAAACAGAGCGGCGCCACGCCGGTGTTACAGGAGCAACACGCCCGGTGCGGTGAATTTTCCACGCTGGAAGATCTGTTTGAGCAGACGGTAAGCGATTACCAGAAGCGCATTAATGCGCTGACCTCTTTGACGGAAGACGCCCAGGCAGCAAACGATAAGTCAGCGATTAACTTCCTGAAGCGATACAGAAAAGAGGAAATCGTGGACGGGACGCTGTTGCAAATCATTCTGGATGAAGTCCGCAGCGCTAAAAAAGCGGGCATCAACATGCAGCAAACCGACCACTATCTGGTTGGCGTGATCGATCGCTATCACTAA